One bacterium DNA segment encodes these proteins:
- a CDS encoding PilT/PilU family type 4a pilus ATPase has protein sequence MNLRDMLVEMQHLAASDLHLRVGIKPTLRVHGKLIAINTDPISKEAMTEIVSQILSPEQQKRFAARNEMDLALSVTKLGRFRINIYRQRGTPGIAIRAVNTLVPSFEDLNLPDVITDLCDARRGLVIVTGTTGSGKSTTLAAIIEHLNSNRAENIVTIEDPIEYIYKDKKSIICQREVGADSENFAAALRHAFRQDPDVILIGEIRDAETMGIALAAADTGHLVLTTLHTMNVVETITRVISFFPPHQHQQIRLLLAGTLKAIVCQRLLPRADTPGRVPAVEVCVSTGAIRDAIIDPMKTSSIIEFIEGGNVQYGMQSFDQSIMKLYRGGHITYEDAMRNASNPDDFDLRIKGITGSSETAWTAFSAGQH, from the coding sequence ATGAATCTGCGTGACATGCTGGTAGAGATGCAGCACCTCGCTGCATCCGACCTGCACCTGCGTGTTGGTATCAAGCCCACTTTGCGCGTGCACGGCAAGCTCATTGCCATTAACACCGATCCGATCTCAAAGGAAGCGATGACGGAAATCGTATCGCAGATCCTTTCCCCTGAACAGCAGAAACGCTTCGCCGCCCGCAACGAAATGGACTTGGCGCTCTCCGTCACCAAGCTCGGCCGTTTCCGTATCAACATCTATCGGCAGCGCGGCACGCCCGGTATCGCGATTCGTGCGGTCAATACGCTGGTGCCTTCGTTTGAAGATTTGAATCTGCCCGACGTAATCACTGATCTTTGCGATGCCCGCCGTGGTCTGGTGATTGTCACCGGCACCACCGGTTCCGGCAAGTCAACCACGCTCGCCGCGATCATCGAGCATCTCAATTCGAATCGCGCCGAGAACATCGTAACTATCGAAGACCCGATCGAATACATCTATAAAGACAAGAAATCTATCATCTGCCAGCGCGAGGTCGGCGCCGATTCGGAGAATTTCGCCGCCGCATTGCGCCACGCGTTTCGTCAGGATCCCGACGTCATTCTGATCGGTGAAATTCGAGACGCCGAAACGATGGGTATCGCCCTCGCCGCCGCCGACACCGGACATCTGGTGCTGACGACTCTGCATACGATGAACGTGGTCGAGACAATCACGCGCGTGATTTCATTTTTCCCGCCGCACCAGCACCAGCAGATTCGTCTGCTGCTTGCCGGCACACTCAAGGCGATCGTCTGTCAGCGTCTTCTGCCGCGCGCAGACACACCGGGCCGAGTTCCGGCGGTCGAGGTTTGTGTTTCGACCGGCGCCATTCGCGATGCCATCATCGATCCGATGAAGACCTCATCGATTATCGAGTTCATCGAGGGCGGCAACGTGCAGTATGGCATGCAGTCGTTCGACCAGTCGATCATGAAACTGTATCGCGGCGGGCATATCACTTACGAGGATGCCATGCGCAACGCCAGCAACCCGGATGACTTCGATCTGCGCATCAAGGGAATTACCGGTTCGTCAGAGACTGCCTGGACGGCATTCTCGGCGGGACAACACTAA
- the accB gene encoding acetyl-CoA carboxylase biotin carboxyl carrier protein, whose translation MNEETIRKLVKLVESSDIESLTVRNSLWFSNVTIVKRSPEVSNGSNGGSHGHISIAKSHVVPTMPTIEVAAPAPAPQPMQAMPQPQPVAPPAVAKGKEIKSPMVGTFYISPEPGAPPFAEIGTRITKGQTICIIEAMKLMNEIEAEFDGVVVKRMVENAQPVEFGQSLFIVEPT comes from the coding sequence ATGAACGAAGAAACTATCCGGAAACTGGTGAAGTTGGTGGAATCGTCGGACATTGAATCGCTAACTGTCAGAAATTCGCTGTGGTTTAGCAACGTGACGATCGTGAAGCGCAGTCCCGAAGTCAGCAATGGCTCGAACGGCGGCTCGCATGGTCATATCTCGATTGCCAAATCGCACGTAGTTCCGACTATGCCGACGATTGAGGTGGCTGCCCCTGCTCCTGCTCCGCAGCCTATGCAGGCAATGCCGCAACCACAACCTGTAGCGCCGCCTGCGGTCGCTAAAGGTAAGGAGATCAAGTCTCCGATGGTTGGAACGTTTTACATCTCGCCCGAACCGGGTGCGCCGCCTTTTGCCGAAATCGGCACGCGCATCACCAAGGGTCAGACGATCTGCATCATCGAAGCAATGAAGCTGATGAATGAGATCGAGGCGGAATTTGACGGCGTTGTCGTCAAACGCATGGTGGAAAACGCACAACCGGTGGAGTTTGGTCAGTCGTTGTTCATCGTTGAACCGACCTAA
- a CDS encoding aminopeptidase P family protein: MQVRIKKLQALIKSLNLDCLLVTELSQIRYLCGYTGSNGILAVFANEAHFVTDFRYKAQVGKEVKSAKIMIAQRDLYTELPKIKPLNAPNLRIGFLEAYMSVKNLGMLKALLPNALFAPTTFIVEAMASVKDNDEIKNIQKAVDIADVAFARILQIIKPGIRETEVAAELEYQMKMLGSEDPSFETIIASGYRSALPHGRASYKIIKKGEFVTLDFGAIYAGYHSDITRTVVVGKASAQQKKIYNLVLKAQIAGTRKAKAGLKGSAVDKHVRDIIAKAGYGKNFGHGLGHGIGLLIHEEPRLSPLSDTVLQPNMVVTVEPGVYIDGWGGVRIEDDVVITRNGCRVMNKADKSLLEL, encoded by the coding sequence ATGCAAGTTAGAATTAAGAAGCTTCAGGCGCTGATAAAAAGCCTCAATCTCGATTGCCTGTTGGTAACCGAGTTGTCGCAAATACGCTACCTGTGCGGCTATACCGGCTCCAACGGTATTCTGGCAGTGTTCGCGAATGAAGCGCATTTCGTGACCGATTTCCGGTACAAGGCGCAAGTTGGCAAGGAAGTCAAGAGCGCGAAGATCATGATCGCTCAGCGCGATCTGTACACCGAACTTCCGAAGATCAAGCCATTAAACGCCCCGAATCTCCGTATCGGATTTCTCGAAGCGTATATGTCGGTCAAGAATCTGGGTATGCTCAAGGCGTTGCTTCCGAACGCGCTGTTTGCGCCAACCACCTTCATTGTTGAAGCAATGGCTTCGGTGAAGGACAATGATGAAATCAAGAACATCCAAAAGGCGGTAGATATTGCCGATGTCGCGTTTGCTCGAATTCTGCAAATCATCAAGCCGGGTATTCGCGAAACAGAGGTTGCGGCTGAACTTGAGTATCAGATGAAGATGCTCGGATCAGAGGACCCGTCATTCGAGACGATTATCGCCTCCGGCTACCGTTCCGCGTTGCCGCACGGGCGCGCCTCGTACAAAATCATTAAGAAGGGGGAATTCGTAACCCTCGATTTCGGCGCCATTTACGCCGGATATCATTCCGACATCACCAGAACGGTGGTTGTCGGCAAAGCCTCTGCCCAGCAGAAGAAAATCTACAATCTCGTTCTTAAGGCACAAATTGCTGGAACTCGCAAAGCCAAGGCGGGTTTAAAAGGCTCTGCTGTGGATAAGCACGTTCGCGACATCATCGCCAAGGCTGGCTACGGTAAGAATTTTGGACACGGTTTAGGGCACGGAATCGGATTGCTGATTCACGAAGAGCCTCGCCTTAGTCCGCTGTCAGACACAGTGTTACAGCCCAATATGGTCGTTACGGTCGAGCCGGGTGTATACATTGATGGCTGGGGCGGCGTCCGAATTGAAGATGATGTGGTAATTACCAGAAACGGCTGCCGGGTCATGAACAAGGCCGATAAGTCGTTGCTGGAGCTATAG
- a CDS encoding phenylacetate--CoA ligase family protein: MSDRGLSPADIRDAGDLEKLPILTRRMMADNSEDLVARNYRKSDIIVGYTSGTTANPVRIVWDKKVCLMKTVVDWRQKRQGGIEPFDRIAYFIGRQIVPATVKRPPYWRHNWVLNHLFFSAFHLAHKNMGFYLDKLAKFRPKAIEGFPSTLSFVASYLNRHGQTFPVKAVFTSAEPLLSTQREAIEKAFCCKVFDFLGMSERVIFATECSHHEGKHLDTDFGYTEIVGDGEAPHSKGFGRIVATGLHNYAQPLIRYRTSDVSSAYEEPCPCGRPFPRIHDVTTRDEDIVTTPDGRYLSPSALGTATKDLVSVEHLQIVQEDPHNIVLRLVPRSDFRQEELTSVRKSLQDILGEQVKIRVETVDDISRTSSGKFRWVISHVPLRF, encoded by the coding sequence ATGTCGGATCGAGGTCTTTCCCCTGCCGACATCCGAGACGCCGGCGACCTCGAGAAACTACCTATACTCACTCGCCGAATGATGGCGGACAATAGCGAAGATTTGGTAGCGCGCAATTACAGGAAATCCGATATAATCGTAGGTTATACTTCAGGAACGACCGCAAACCCGGTCAGAATCGTCTGGGACAAAAAGGTCTGTCTGATGAAGACCGTTGTTGATTGGCGGCAGAAACGACAAGGCGGAATTGAGCCGTTTGATCGGATCGCCTACTTCATTGGCAGACAGATTGTACCGGCGACCGTCAAGCGTCCTCCATATTGGAGACACAATTGGGTACTGAACCATCTGTTCTTCTCAGCCTTCCATCTCGCGCATAAGAACATGGGATTCTATCTGGATAAACTTGCAAAGTTTCGCCCCAAAGCAATCGAGGGATTTCCATCTACGCTTTCGTTCGTTGCCTCTTACCTAAATAGACACGGGCAGACTTTTCCAGTCAAAGCGGTATTCACATCTGCAGAGCCATTGCTGTCAACTCAGCGAGAAGCGATCGAGAAGGCGTTTTGCTGTAAGGTGTTCGATTTCCTCGGCATGTCGGAGCGCGTGATTTTTGCCACCGAGTGCAGTCACCACGAAGGCAAACATCTTGATACTGACTTCGGTTATACGGAAATCGTCGGAGACGGGGAAGCACCCCATAGTAAAGGCTTTGGTCGAATAGTCGCAACCGGACTTCACAATTATGCCCAACCTTTGATCCGTTACCGCACCAGCGACGTGTCCTCTGCCTACGAAGAGCCGTGCCCATGCGGCAGACCTTTCCCGCGAATTCACGATGTCACAACTCGGGATGAGGATATAGTCACCACACCGGATGGCCGATATTTGTCACCATCGGCTCTGGGAACTGCCACCAAAGACCTCGTTTCTGTCGAGCATCTCCAGATTGTCCAGGAAGACCCTCACAACATCGTACTTCGGTTAGTCCCCAGAAGTGATTTTAGGCAGGAAGAATTGACTTCAGTTAGAAAGTCGCTGCAGGACATACTCGGCGAACAGGTGAAGATCCGTGTTGAGACGGTCGATGATATCTCACGAACATCGTCGGGTAAGTTCCGCTGGGTGATTTCTCACGTCCCCTTAAGATTCTGA
- a CDS encoding PhoH family protein has product MVRTGDRAGYFLGAFKYRESRYSPKTIGQREYIEAIEKHDIVFGIGPAGTGKTYLAVAEAVAGLKGKLYNRIILVRPAVEAGESLGFLPGDIRAKVDPYLRPVYDALHDMLPADKIKKLMELGVIEIVPLAFMRGRTLNTAFVILDESQNTTVAQMKMFLTRIGEGSKAVITGDVTQIDLDRKRLSGLVAIQKILKDIPEIKFSYLTDKDVVRHRLVKQIIRAFDRYETGQK; this is encoded by the coding sequence CTGGTCAGGACCGGCGACCGAGCTGGATATTTCCTCGGCGCTTTCAAGTATCGTGAAAGCCGATATTCGCCCAAAACGATCGGTCAGCGTGAGTATATTGAGGCAATCGAGAAGCACGATATCGTTTTCGGAATCGGTCCCGCCGGTACTGGAAAGACCTATCTCGCTGTTGCAGAAGCAGTTGCCGGACTTAAAGGCAAGCTCTACAATCGAATCATCCTTGTTCGTCCTGCTGTGGAGGCTGGAGAATCATTGGGATTTCTACCCGGAGATATCCGCGCCAAGGTTGACCCGTACCTTCGCCCGGTTTACGACGCTTTACATGATATGCTTCCTGCCGATAAGATAAAGAAGCTGATGGAATTAGGTGTAATCGAGATTGTGCCGTTGGCGTTCATGCGCGGACGGACTCTTAATACGGCGTTCGTCATTTTGGACGAATCGCAAAACACCACCGTCGCTCAAATGAAGATGTTCTTAACGCGCATAGGTGAAGGATCCAAGGCAGTCATCACCGGCGACGTCACACAAATCGACCTCGACAGAAAGCGACTATCAGGATTGGTTGCCATTCAGAAAATCCTCAAGGACATTCCCGAGATCAAGTTCTCCTACTTGACCGACAAGGACGTAGTGCGTCACCGCCTGGTGAAGCAAATCATCCGCGCTTTCGATCGTTACGAGACCGGGCAGAAATAA
- a CDS encoding HDIG domain-containing protein has product MNHPLLKRLALESPGTYHHSLVIGSLCEAAAESIGANSLLARIGAYYHDVGKMEIPEYFVENQMGLRSKHDELSPTMSAIVIKSHITRGRELAEENDLPDRIIAFIEEHHGTSLMSFFYNKAKELRPDEEVSDAEFRYPGPKPQSRETAILMLADSVEAASRTLDDPKPARIRNLIKRLITDKFQSGQLSESTLTLNDLQGIEDAFAKVLMGAFHSRVDYPTREEEKPA; this is encoded by the coding sequence ATGAATCATCCGCTTCTCAAGAGGCTGGCACTCGAATCACCCGGCACCTATCATCATTCACTTGTGATCGGTAGCTTATGCGAAGCAGCAGCGGAATCAATCGGCGCGAATTCACTGTTGGCGCGAATCGGAGCATATTATCACGATGTCGGCAAGATGGAAATCCCTGAGTACTTCGTTGAAAATCAGATGGGACTGCGCAGCAAACACGATGAGTTGTCGCCGACAATGTCGGCAATTGTGATTAAGTCGCACATCACGCGCGGAAGAGAACTTGCAGAAGAAAACGATTTGCCCGATCGAATTATCGCGTTCATTGAAGAACACCACGGCACGTCGTTGATGTCGTTCTTCTACAACAAAGCTAAAGAACTTCGTCCCGATGAAGAAGTCTCTGACGCTGAGTTCCGGTATCCCGGTCCCAAACCGCAGTCGCGCGAGACGGCGATCCTAATGCTCGCCGATTCGGTAGAAGCAGCATCTCGCACGTTGGATGATCCGAAACCGGCGCGCATTCGCAACTTGATTAAGCGGTTGATTACCGACAAGTTTCAATCAGGACAACTTTCGGAGTCAACGCTTACCCTAAATGACCTTCAAGGCATCGAGGATGCGTTTGCCAAGGTGTTGATGGGGGCATTCCACAGTCGCGTTGATTATCCCACGCGCGAAGAAGAAAAGCCCGCTTGA
- the ybeY gene encoding rRNA maturation RNase YbeY: MPTITIHNSVSNTRIPRKSLTQLAQMVLKGERCNKNVNLIFVDDSRMYELNREFRGKEKTTDVLSFAMEDDSDPLLGEIYISIPEARRNAAEYGITPTQEIHKLFCHGLLHLQGIHHPTKQKRAIMAAKEDKYLAMLDARSKR, translated from the coding sequence ATGCCGACCATCACAATTCACAACAGCGTTTCCAATACCCGCATACCCCGCAAGAGTTTGACGCAGTTGGCGCAGATGGTGCTCAAGGGCGAGCGATGTAATAAAAATGTGAACTTGATTTTTGTCGATGACAGTCGTATGTATGAACTCAACCGCGAGTTTCGCGGAAAGGAGAAAACAACCGACGTTTTGTCATTTGCTATGGAAGACGATTCTGACCCGCTCTTAGGCGAAATATACATCTCGATTCCAGAGGCGCGCCGCAATGCCGCTGAGTATGGAATCACTCCCACACAAGAGATACACAAGCTTTTCTGCCACGGATTGCTGCACCTGCAAGGCATACACCATCCGACAAAACAAAAACGCGCGATCATGGCCGCCAAGGAAGACAAGTATCTGGCAATGCTGGATGCGAGGAGCAAGCGATGA
- a CDS encoding HlyC/CorC family transporter: protein MIFVAAFFAILILYYLSYVFAVAAGGLYLSDHDEKKFIESLPEKKQQTVQKLMTNPKRLVVTATLIQSGSLIVSTILWFLIGSSFEVPSIQKYAIEIALIVIGWFVYTTLVAVIAPNLKQERELDIIASKAWMLYSFVTLASPAVSSIIKFKSSLIDQQDLDERKEEIVERAIEELADSAGIDEPAMEESVRDMIVNVFDLADSEVREVMIPRIEIKFLETGTSFAEVREVVAETGYSRLPVCKNGIDNIVGILHVKDLFKQSPLPSLDTDVTQIARPALFVPESKQLSKLLEEFKVQKVHMAIVVDEYGGTAGLVTLEDLLELIVGDIQDEHDSEEADIVKVSDTEYVVSANLSMYDLSDQLDLKLEEKEFETVGGYIYDLVGSLPDVGQKVASDGIEFVVERVGGQRIEKVRVILPKSTEQQV from the coding sequence ATGATATTCGTTGCCGCGTTTTTTGCGATCCTGATTTTGTACTACTTGTCGTATGTGTTTGCAGTCGCGGCCGGCGGATTGTATTTGTCCGACCACGATGAAAAGAAATTCATCGAATCGCTTCCGGAAAAGAAACAGCAAACCGTTCAGAAACTCATGACGAATCCCAAGCGACTGGTGGTGACTGCGACACTGATCCAGTCGGGATCATTGATCGTCTCAACCATACTATGGTTCCTCATCGGCTCGAGCTTCGAAGTACCAAGCATCCAAAAGTATGCGATCGAGATTGCCCTGATAGTCATCGGCTGGTTTGTTTACACTACGCTTGTTGCAGTCATCGCTCCGAATCTCAAGCAAGAACGTGAACTCGACATCATCGCATCAAAGGCATGGATGCTCTATAGTTTTGTCACCTTGGCCTCACCGGCAGTGTCGTCAATCATTAAATTCAAAAGCAGCTTGATTGACCAGCAGGACCTCGATGAACGCAAGGAAGAAATCGTCGAGCGCGCCATCGAAGAGCTGGCTGATTCGGCGGGTATCGACGAACCGGCTATGGAAGAGAGCGTCCGCGACATGATCGTCAACGTGTTCGACCTTGCGGATTCGGAAGTTCGCGAAGTCATGATTCCGCGCATTGAGATCAAGTTCCTTGAAACGGGCACTAGTTTCGCCGAAGTTCGTGAAGTCGTAGCTGAAACCGGCTATTCACGCCTGCCGGTATGCAAAAACGGAATCGACAACATCGTGGGAATACTGCATGTGAAGGATCTATTCAAACAGTCACCGCTGCCTTCTCTTGATACGGACGTCACACAAATTGCACGACCGGCACTATTCGTTCCCGAAAGCAAGCAATTGTCGAAACTGCTCGAAGAGTTTAAAGTCCAAAAGGTTCACATGGCAATTGTCGTCGATGAATACGGCGGCACAGCTGGACTGGTGACATTAGAGGACTTGTTAGAATTGATTGTCGGCGACATTCAAGATGAGCACGACTCGGAAGAAGCTGACATTGTCAAGGTCTCGGATACCGAGTATGTGGTATCTGCGAATCTTTCGATGTATGATTTGTCCGATCAACTCGATCTGAAACTGGAGGAAAAAGAATTCGAGACGGTTGGCGGTTACATCTACGACCTCGTTGGTTCGTTGCCGGATGTTGGTCAGAAAGTCGCTTCCGATGGGATTGAGTTCGTCGTCGAACGCGTCGGTGGCCAGCGAATCGAAAAGGTCCGCGTAATTCTTCCCAAGTCAACAGAACAGCAAGTCTGA
- a CDS encoding protein kinase — protein MPIDDSDDKTRAHVALTSGTMISHYRIIEKIGAGGMGEVFLAEDTRLKRNVALKFLPSHLVLHEEIKTRFLREAQAVAKLNHPNIVTIYDVSEFNGRPFFAMEHVEGNLLHHFAHEKPLPLDTVVDYAIQVCQGIGEAHRAGVIHRDIKATNIIVDIKGRARLLDFGLAAVAGDDKLTKTGSTLGTVAYMSPEQVSGRDIDQRSDLFSFGVVLYELLAGRTPFRRDSEGATLRAIMQDTPEPLGRYKSDIPQKLQQILDKLLEKDRQMRYQTAEDIIADLKRLAYDSQQTGSHPPPKAVKSHLKVYVGAAIVVVVVVLAVYLIPRSQSSHSETTNAMPMIAVLPFENLGSPDDEYFADGMTEEITSRLAGIEGLGVISRTSAMQYKKSGKSLSQIGSELGVNYVLEGTIRWAKSGGQTKVRITPQLIRVSDDRHMWADNYERALMEVFAVQAEIASQIVDQLGLTLLEPEREKLADKPTSNERAYEYYLKGISGYRQTDQGFKARTTYAAYFDSAVMLDPEFALAHAERSIAYTWLGYELSSPEKKAVARQAAEKALQLNAKLPQGHRALGTYYNVIETDYNQALAEFEIAKSELPNDPELLAGIAFVQMRQGRFSESQSNYRRAAELDPLEARRHMELAGCLGLTRSFDEVEASINRAIALEPTRSSHYTSRINYYGTRYGDLDKMEQLARQTLKHVDTLSLFSENSWLFFRRLPDLPIDSLFARHLRELRNEAKPQDFHLSVSFMYRLRGDSALSLAHADSARQLLEIAIDDQPDDPHLVSPLGGVLAILGECDRAVEMGHRAMDLLSVDKCHW, from the coding sequence GTGCCAATAGACGATTCAGACGACAAGACAAGAGCTCACGTTGCTCTGACAAGCGGAACGATGATCTCGCACTACCGGATCATTGAGAAAATCGGTGCCGGAGGAATGGGTGAAGTCTTTCTCGCCGAGGATACCAGACTCAAGCGAAACGTCGCACTGAAATTTCTGCCATCCCATCTTGTGTTACATGAAGAAATCAAGACCCGGTTTTTGCGAGAAGCACAAGCTGTTGCCAAGCTGAATCATCCTAACATTGTCACGATCTATGATGTAAGCGAATTCAACGGCAGGCCATTCTTTGCGATGGAACATGTCGAAGGGAATTTACTTCATCACTTCGCCCACGAAAAACCGTTGCCGCTCGACACGGTTGTGGATTACGCCATTCAAGTGTGCCAGGGAATCGGCGAGGCGCACCGCGCCGGCGTAATTCACCGGGATATCAAAGCCACCAACATCATCGTTGATATCAAGGGACGGGCTCGATTGCTTGATTTTGGTCTGGCAGCCGTTGCCGGGGACGACAAGTTGACGAAGACCGGCTCTACGCTCGGCACCGTAGCGTACATGTCGCCGGAGCAGGTTTCAGGACGAGATATTGACCAGCGATCAGACCTGTTTTCCTTTGGTGTCGTTCTTTATGAATTGCTCGCAGGGCGCACGCCCTTCCGGCGCGACAGCGAAGGCGCAACTCTTAGGGCAATAATGCAGGATACACCGGAACCACTAGGGCGCTACAAATCGGACATCCCGCAAAAGCTTCAGCAAATTCTCGACAAGCTGCTTGAGAAAGACCGTCAGATGAGATATCAGACGGCTGAAGATATCATTGCTGATCTGAAACGGCTCGCTTATGACTCACAGCAGACCGGAAGTCACCCTCCGCCCAAAGCGGTCAAATCACACCTTAAAGTGTATGTCGGAGCGGCGATAGTCGTTGTTGTGGTAGTTTTGGCCGTCTACTTGATCCCGCGGTCTCAATCGAGTCATTCAGAGACAACCAATGCCATGCCGATGATTGCGGTTTTGCCATTTGAGAACTTGGGAAGTCCCGATGACGAATATTTCGCGGATGGCATGACTGAAGAGATCACTTCCCGCCTGGCCGGTATTGAAGGTCTCGGCGTGATTTCCCGTACGAGTGCGATGCAATACAAGAAATCTGGGAAGAGCCTAAGTCAGATCGGAAGCGAGCTTGGAGTAAATTACGTCCTTGAGGGAACTATACGATGGGCAAAGTCAGGCGGACAGACTAAGGTCAGAATTACGCCACAACTTATTCGAGTGTCGGATGATCGCCACATGTGGGCTGACAACTACGAGCGAGCATTAATGGAAGTATTCGCTGTGCAAGCGGAAATCGCCTCACAGATCGTCGACCAACTTGGATTGACGCTTCTTGAACCAGAGCGTGAAAAACTCGCGGATAAACCGACGAGCAATGAGCGAGCATATGAGTATTACCTTAAAGGAATCAGCGGCTACCGACAAACCGACCAGGGATTTAAGGCGAGGACAACCTACGCGGCTTATTTTGACAGTGCTGTGATGCTGGATCCCGAGTTTGCTTTGGCTCACGCGGAAAGATCAATTGCCTATACTTGGCTCGGTTATGAATTGAGCTCGCCGGAGAAGAAAGCAGTAGCACGTCAGGCAGCCGAAAAGGCGTTGCAGCTAAATGCAAAGCTTCCTCAAGGTCACCGCGCACTCGGGACCTACTACAATGTAATCGAAACTGACTACAATCAGGCGCTGGCAGAATTTGAGATTGCCAAATCGGAACTCCCCAATGATCCCGAACTCTTAGCCGGCATAGCGTTCGTTCAGATGCGCCAAGGTAGATTCTCGGAATCGCAAAGCAATTATCGCCGTGCCGCCGAGCTTGATCCACTTGAAGCGCGAAGGCATATGGAGTTGGCTGGTTGTCTCGGTCTTACCCGCTCCTTTGACGAGGTGGAAGCATCAATCAATCGCGCCATTGCGCTAGAACCAACCAGGTCTTCCCACTATACTTCAAGAATCAATTACTACGGGACACGCTATGGCGACCTGGACAAGATGGAGCAACTTGCCCGGCAGACCCTTAAACACGTTGATACTCTGAGTCTGTTTTCGGAGAATTCGTGGCTGTTTTTCCGACGTCTTCCTGATCTACCCATTGATTCACTCTTTGCTCGCCATCTGCGCGAACTTCGAAACGAAGCAAAGCCCCAGGATTTTCACCTGAGCGTGAGCTTTATGTACCGATTACGCGGTGATTCGGCGCTGTCTCTCGCGCATGCCGATTCGGCCAGACAACTTCTTGAAATTGCCATTGATGACCAGCCCGATGACCCCCATCTTGTTTCTCCTCTCGGAGGGGTGCTCGCAATATTAGGGGAATGCGACCGGGCAGTTGAAATGGGGCATCGAGCCATGGACCTTCTCTCAGTTGATAAATGCCACTGGTGA